A genomic window from Diospyros lotus cultivar Yz01 chromosome 2, ASM1463336v1, whole genome shotgun sequence includes:
- the LOC127795536 gene encoding benzaldehyde dehydrogenase, mitochondrial-like, producing the protein MAAAASRRISSLLSRSLSLPPASASSLLSRGGNYFLGSGVQRFSTAAATEDPIAPPVQVTYTQLLIDGQFVDSASGKTFPTFDPRTGDVIAHVAEGETEDVNRAVSAARKAFDEGPWPKMTAYERSRILLRCADLVEKHSDELAALETWNCGKPYEQSAKAELPMFVRLFHYYAGWADKIHGLTVPADGPYHVQTLHEPIGVVGQIIPWNFPLIMFAWKVGPALACGNTIVLKTAEQTPLTGLYVAKLFQEAGLPPGVLNIISGFGPTAGAAIASHMDVDKVAFTGSTDTGKIVLELAAKSNLKPVTLELGGKSPFIVCEDADVDKAVELAHFALFFNQGQCCCAGSRTYVHERVYDEFIEKAKARAMRRVVGDPFKKGVEQGPQIDPEQFEKVLRYIRYGIESNATLECGGERLGSKGFYVQPTVFSNVQDDMLIAKDEIFGPVQTILKFKDLDDVIKRANTTRYGLAAGVFTKNLNTANTLSRALRAGTVWVNCFDVFDAAIPFGGYKMSGIGREKGIYSLNNYLQVKGIVTPLENPAWL; encoded by the exons ATGGCTGCAGCAGCATCTCGCAGAATATCCTCTCTCCTCtcccgctctctctctcttcctcctgCTTCTGCCTCCTCCCTTCTCTCTCGAG GGGGAAATTATTTCTTGGGAAGTGGCGTCCAGAGGTTTAGCACCGCTGCAGCTACAGAGGATCCGATTGCCCCACCGGTTCAAGTCACTTACACCCAGCTTCTAATCGATGGCCAATTTGTGGATTCAGCATCCG GCAAAACATTTCCAACCTTTGACCCGAGGACAGGAGACGTTATTGCTCATGTTGCTGAGGGTGAAACAGAAGATGTGAACCGTGCTGTGTCTGCTGCTCGTAAGGCGTTTGATGAGGGGCCATGGCCCAAAATGACAGCTTAT GAGAGATCACGGATACTGCTGCGTTGTGCTGACTTGGTTGAGAAGCACAGCGACGAGCTTGCAGCTCTTGAGACATGGAATTGTGGGAAGCCCTATGAACAGTCTGCCAAAGCTGAATTACCAATGTTCGTTCGTTTATTTCACTATTATGCTG GTTGGGCAGACAAAATCCACGGTCTAACAGTTCCGGCTGATGGACCATATCATGTGCAGACATTGCATGAACCAATCGGCGTTGTAGGGCAGATTATTCCATGGAACTTTCCCCTTATCATGTTTGCTTGGAAAGTTGGGCCCGCACTTGCTTGTGGCAACACTATTGTCCTCAAGACTGCTGAGCAAACACCCTTAACTGGTCTTTATGTGGCAAAGCTATTTCAAGAG GCTGGCCTTCCTCCGGGTGTTCTAAATATCATTTCTGGCTTTGGTCCAACAGCTGGCGCAGCAATTGCTAGTCACATGGATGTCGATAAG GTTGCTTTCACAGGATCAACTGATACAGGAAAGATTGTACTCGAATTGGCTGCAAAATCCAATCTTAAACCAGTGACATTGGAGCTGGGAGGGAAATCTCCTTTCATAGTATGTGAGGATGCAGATGTTGATAAGGCAGTGGAGCTTGCACATTTTGCTCTGTTCTTTAATCAG GGACAATGTTGTTGCGCGGGTTCTCGCACATATGTCCATGAACGAGTATATGATGAGTTCATTGAGAAAGCCAAGGCACGGGCTATGAGACGTGTAGTTGGTGATCCCTTCAAGAAGGGTGTTGAACAAGGCCCTCAG ATCGACCCAGAACAATTTGAGAAGGTTCTCAGGTATATCAGATACGGTATTGAAAGCAATGCCACCCTTGAATGCGGGGGTGAAAGACTAGGCTCAAAAGGCTTCTATGTTCAGCCCACTGTTTTCTCAAATGTTCAG GATGACATGTTGATAGCAAAAGATGAAATCTTTGGGCCAGTGCAGACTATCTTGAAATTCAA GGACCTAGACGATGTTATTAAGAGGGCAAATACCACGCGATATGGTCTAGCTGCTGGAGTTTTCACCAAGAATCTGAACACGGCAAACACCTTGTCTCGGGCCTTAAGGGCCGGGACTGTATGGGTGAATTGCTTCGATGTCTTTGATGCTGCGATCCCGTTTGGCGGCTACAAGATGAGTGGCATTGGAAGGGAAAAGGGGATCTACAGCCTTAACAACTATCTGCAGGTGAAGGGTATTGTGACACCCTTGGAGAATCCAGCATGGCTGTAA